One window of the Burkholderia sp. FERM BP-3421 genome contains the following:
- a CDS encoding diguanylate cyclase domain-containing protein: MPTTTPPASPGNATLLEIVRAQTEIAKLGLDLGGVMAFVAERGQHLTHAHGAVVELAEHDEMVYRAASGIAGHLLGLRLKRVGSLSGLCVQSGRIMRCDDSELDDRVDREACRRVGLRSMIVTPLRHLDTTVGVLKVMSPEVNAFTEDDIQVLELISELIAAAMYHAARNETNELYLQATHDALTGLPNRALFYDRLRQSIQLATRSSAVLGILNLDLDGLKPINDRYGHRVGDAAIREAAMRISGSARRSDTVARLGGDEFGVILPGIHGRADAEQQSERMTERVAQPFEFEGQRLDLGVSVGIAVLPDDGTDMTGLIDRADKAMYAIKRERKGGAR, from the coding sequence GTGCCGACCACCACCCCGCCGGCTTCGCCCGGCAACGCAACGCTCCTCGAAATCGTCCGCGCCCAGACCGAGATCGCGAAGCTCGGGCTCGACCTCGGCGGCGTGATGGCCTTCGTCGCCGAACGCGGCCAGCACCTGACCCACGCGCACGGCGCGGTCGTCGAACTCGCCGAGCATGACGAAATGGTCTACCGCGCCGCCTCCGGCATCGCCGGCCACCTGCTCGGCCTGCGCCTGAAGCGGGTCGGCAGCCTGTCCGGGCTGTGCGTGCAGAGCGGCCGCATCATGCGCTGCGACGATTCCGAACTCGACGATCGCGTCGATCGCGAAGCCTGCCGCCGCGTCGGCCTGCGCTCGATGATCGTCACGCCGCTCCGGCACCTCGACACCACCGTCGGCGTCCTGAAAGTCATGTCGCCCGAAGTCAACGCCTTCACCGAGGACGACATCCAGGTGCTCGAACTGATCTCCGAGCTGATCGCCGCCGCGATGTACCACGCGGCCCGCAACGAGACCAACGAGCTTTACCTGCAAGCCACCCACGATGCGCTGACCGGCCTGCCGAACCGCGCCCTGTTCTACGACCGGCTGCGCCAGTCGATCCAGCTCGCGACGCGTTCGTCGGCTGTGCTCGGCATCCTGAATCTCGACCTCGACGGCCTGAAGCCGATCAACGACCGCTACGGGCACCGCGTCGGCGACGCCGCGATCCGCGAGGCCGCGATGCGGATCAGCGGCTCCGCGCGCCGCTCCGACACCGTCGCGCGGCTCGGCGGCGACGAGTTCGGCGTGATCCTGCCCGGCATCCATGGGCGCGCCGACGCGGAGCAGCAAAGCGAGCGGATGACCGAGCGGGTCGCCCAGCCGTTCGAATTCGAGGGGCAGCGGCTCGACCTGGGCGTGAGCGTCGGCATCGCGGTGCTGCCCGACGACGGCACCGACATGACCGGCCTGATCGACCGCGCGGACAAGGCGATGTACGCGATCAAGCGCGAGCGCAAGGGCGGCGCGCGCTGA
- the pelF gene encoding GT4 family glycosyltransferase PelF, producing MPNAVSSGLPRAASADVLLLLEGTFPYVSGGVSSWVNQIIRAFPELRFALCFLGSREQDYAGMQYALPDNVVHLETHYLYDFAPPPLVKPMRGDPGAFARSAQLHDSLRNPAMRDLSARMLKDMLTDLRPGGALGEDAFLHSKEAWQYLTDQYRRFCTDPSFVDYFWTVRIMHKPLWQLARIVEQLPAVRVLHTASTGYAGFLGALAHYRQGRPLLVSEHGIYTKERKIDLFQSEWIRDNRSLFERDVSQVAYFRDLWVRFFQSLGRVCYDAAQDIVALYEGNRRRQIADGAPAARTATIPNGVNLPRLAPLRAQRAATVPRTLCLIGRVVPIKDIKTFIRAMLTVLRRMPDAEAWIAGPEDEDLAYAQECRALVESLGLKDKVRFLGFQKIDELLPKCGLLVLSSISEALPLVVLEGFAAGVPSVTTDVGSCRQLIEGAPGEDAALGAAGRVVQIADPRALAEAALDLFDDAHWRAAQRAGIARVERYYTQERMVGSYRTLYQRLAAADDATGADATRAASAHG from the coding sequence ATGCCGAATGCCGTCTCGTCCGGACTGCCGCGCGCCGCGTCGGCGGATGTCCTGTTGCTGCTGGAAGGGACGTTCCCGTATGTCAGCGGCGGCGTGTCGAGTTGGGTGAACCAGATCATCCGCGCGTTTCCCGAGCTGCGCTTCGCGCTGTGCTTCCTCGGCAGCCGCGAGCAGGACTATGCAGGCATGCAGTACGCCTTGCCGGACAACGTCGTCCATCTGGAAACGCACTACCTCTACGACTTCGCGCCGCCGCCGCTCGTCAAGCCGATGCGCGGCGATCCCGGCGCGTTCGCGCGCTCGGCGCAACTGCACGACAGCCTGCGCAACCCCGCGATGCGCGACCTGAGCGCGCGCATGCTCAAGGACATGCTGACTGACCTGCGCCCGGGCGGCGCGCTCGGCGAGGACGCGTTCCTTCATTCGAAGGAGGCATGGCAGTACCTGACCGACCAGTACCGCCGGTTCTGCACCGATCCGTCATTCGTCGATTACTTCTGGACCGTGCGCATCATGCACAAGCCCCTGTGGCAGCTTGCGCGGATCGTCGAGCAGCTGCCCGCCGTGCGCGTGCTGCATACCGCGTCGACCGGCTACGCGGGCTTCCTGGGCGCGCTCGCGCATTACCGGCAGGGGCGGCCGCTGCTCGTGTCCGAGCACGGGATCTACACGAAGGAACGCAAGATCGACCTGTTCCAGAGCGAATGGATTCGCGACAACCGCAGCCTGTTCGAGCGCGACGTCTCGCAGGTCGCGTACTTCCGCGACCTGTGGGTGCGCTTCTTCCAGTCGCTCGGACGCGTGTGCTACGACGCGGCGCAGGACATCGTCGCGCTCTACGAAGGCAACCGGCGGCGCCAGATCGCCGACGGCGCGCCGGCCGCGCGCACCGCGACGATCCCGAACGGCGTGAACCTGCCGCGCCTCGCGCCGCTGCGCGCGCAACGCGCGGCGACGGTGCCCAGGACGCTGTGCCTGATCGGACGCGTGGTGCCGATCAAGGACATCAAGACCTTCATCCGCGCGATGCTGACCGTGCTGCGCCGCATGCCCGACGCCGAGGCCTGGATCGCCGGACCGGAGGACGAGGATCTCGCGTATGCGCAGGAGTGCCGCGCGCTCGTTGAAAGCCTCGGGCTGAAGGACAAGGTGCGCTTCCTCGGCTTCCAGAAGATCGACGAACTGCTGCCGAAATGCGGGCTGCTGGTGCTGAGTTCGATTTCCGAGGCGTTGCCGCTCGTCGTGCTCGAAGGCTTCGCGGCCGGCGTGCCGTCGGTGACGACCGACGTGGGCTCGTGCCGGCAGCTGATCGAGGGCGCGCCGGGCGAGGACGCGGCGCTCGGCGCGGCCGGGCGCGTCGTGCAGATCGCCGATCCGCGCGCGCTGGCCGAAGCCGCGCTCGACCTGTTCGACGACGCGCACTGGCGCGCCGCGCAGCGCGCCGGCATCGCGCGGGTCGAACGCTATTACACGCAGGAGCGGATGGTGGGGTCCTACCGGACGCTCTATCAGCGCCTGGCTGCCGCCGACGACGCGACCGGGGCCGACGCGACCCGCGCCGCGTCCGCGCACGGCTGA
- the pelG gene encoding exopolysaccharide Pel transporter PelG — MAGIGFELRKMLRRNTLTGLMQAYAYAGLIGAGPWVLSIVGILLIGVLSLPFVLPTGLITQFQVSVTYLIAVSLVLTGPLQLAYTRFTSDRLFKERRDPILSNFHGVMAVVTLGSVGLGVLASLTLFRAQTPGYRMLMLAGFVVTGNIWIATIFLSGMKRYLSIIVVFLIGYTATTVSALALNRYGLNGLLAGFVFGQTLLLCGLLALIYRDYRSERFISFEMFSKRYRYPSLMLIGLLYNLGIWIDKFMFWYAPGTGQPVIGPLRASLIYDIPVFLAYLAILPGMAVFLLRIETDFVEYYDAFYDAVREGASLQHIERMQRAMVESLRTGVWEIIKVQSMAALLLFAASPVLLRWLGIPSLYLPLLYIDVIAASMQVVFMGAINVFFYLDKRGIVLGLVGAFVAMNAGFTALTLGANPATYGYGFAGALLVAMLASLYLLDRKLDALEYETFMLQ, encoded by the coding sequence ATGGCCGGAATCGGATTCGAACTGCGCAAGATGCTCCGTCGCAATACGCTGACGGGGCTGATGCAGGCCTATGCGTATGCGGGATTGATCGGCGCGGGGCCGTGGGTGCTGTCGATCGTCGGGATCCTGCTGATCGGCGTGCTGAGCCTGCCGTTCGTGCTGCCGACCGGGCTCATCACGCAGTTCCAGGTCTCGGTGACCTACCTGATCGCGGTGTCGCTCGTGCTGACCGGGCCACTGCAACTCGCCTACACGCGCTTCACGTCGGACCGCCTGTTCAAGGAGCGGCGCGATCCCATCCTGTCGAATTTCCACGGCGTGATGGCGGTGGTCACGCTCGGTTCGGTCGGGCTCGGCGTGCTCGCGTCGCTGACCCTGTTCCGCGCGCAGACGCCCGGCTACCGGATGCTGATGCTCGCGGGCTTCGTCGTGACGGGCAACATCTGGATCGCGACGATCTTCCTGTCCGGGATGAAGCGCTATCTGTCGATCATCGTCGTGTTCCTGATCGGCTACACGGCCACCACGGTCAGCGCGCTTGCGCTCAACCGGTACGGCCTGAACGGCCTGCTCGCGGGGTTCGTGTTCGGCCAGACGCTGCTGCTTTGCGGCCTGCTCGCGCTGATCTACCGCGACTATCGCAGCGAACGCTTCATCTCGTTCGAGATGTTCTCGAAGCGCTACCGCTATCCGTCGTTGATGCTGATCGGCCTGTTGTACAACCTCGGCATCTGGATCGACAAGTTCATGTTCTGGTATGCGCCGGGCACCGGGCAGCCGGTGATCGGGCCGCTGCGCGCGTCGCTGATCTACGACATCCCCGTGTTCCTCGCGTATCTGGCGATCCTGCCCGGCATGGCGGTGTTCCTGCTGCGCATCGAGACCGATTTCGTCGAGTACTACGATGCGTTCTACGATGCGGTGCGCGAGGGCGCGTCGTTGCAGCATATCGAGCGCATGCAGCGCGCGATGGTTGAATCGCTGCGCACGGGGGTGTGGGAAATCATCAAGGTGCAGTCGATGGCGGCGCTGTTGCTGTTCGCGGCGAGCCCGGTGCTGCTGCGCTGGCTCGGGATTCCGTCGCTGTACCTGCCGCTGCTCTACATCGACGTGATCGCGGCCAGCATGCAGGTCGTGTTCATGGGCGCGATCAACGTGTTTTTCTACCTCGACAAGCGCGGGATCGTGCTCGGGCTGGTCGGGGCGTTCGTGGCGATGAACGCGGGCTTCACCGCGCTCACGCTCGGCGCGAACCCGGCCACCTACGGCTACGGCTTCGCGGGGGCGCTGCTCGTCGCGATGCTCGCGAGCCTGTACCTGCTCGACCGCAAGCTCGACGCGCTCGAATACGAGACCTTCATGCTGCAATGA